From a region of the Nothobranchius furzeri strain GRZ-AD chromosome 12, NfurGRZ-RIMD1, whole genome shotgun sequence genome:
- the LOC107373706 gene encoding D(1) dopamine receptor-like — translation MDNYSVWINLTDVLSELDGMDRAEEEDGGEGGGLRIFLGCFLFLLIVSTLLGNTLVCAAVIKFRHLRSKVTNFFVISLAVSDLFVAVLVMPWEAITEVTNTWLFGGFCDVWITFDIMCSTASILNLCMISVDRYWAIASPFRYERKMTHRVAFVMIGVAWTLSILISFIPVQMNWHRAEEEELVGLVLARNFNNTSTMASMSCVANLNRTYAISSSLISFYIPVVIMLATYTRIYRIAQTQIRRIASLERAAEQAQFQGHGVNSNQQQNRTSDEASLRSSFKKETKVLKTLSIIMGVFVFCWLPFFVLNCTVPFCDPPCVSDTTFTIFVWFGWANSSLNPIIYAFNADFRRAFVMILGCNRICSNNTVEAVNFSNELVSYHHDTTLHKEAPVPVQPQQCPRNLSMGSDCLEDMSAQFEEESNISNGSLSQDRLMLLPVAVQLQDNAEISLDTVSPMASVTELESNALMPGQVQQIDYSSGTAD, via the coding sequence ATGGACAACTACAGTGTGTGGATTAATTTAACGGATGTTCTGTCGGAACTGGACGGGATGGACAGGGCGGAAGAGGAGGATGGAGGAGAAGGTGGAGGACTGCGCATCTTCTTGGGCTGCTTCCTGTTCCTGCTCATCGTGTCCACGCTGCTCGGGAACACGCTCGTGTGCGCGGCTGTGATCAAGTTCCGCCACCTGCGGTCCAAAGTGACCAACTTCTTCGTGATTTCGCTGGCGGTGTCCGACCTGTTCGTGGCGGTTCTGGTGATGCCGTGGGAGGCCATCACAGAGGTTACCAACACCTGGCTGTTTGGAGGATTTTGTGACGTCTGGATCACCTTTGACATCATGTGCTCCACTGCCTCCATCCTCAACCTGTGTATGATCAGCGTGGACCGGTACTGGGCCATCGCCAGTCCCTTCAGGTATGAGAGAAAAATGACCCACCGGGTCGCCTTTGTGATGATCGGAGTGGCGTGGACCCTGTCCATTCTCATCTCCTTCATCCCGGTCCAGATGAACTGGCACCGGGCTGAGGAGGAAGAATTGGTGGGATTGGTGCTGGCCAGGAACTTCAACAACACCAGCACCATGGCGTCCATGAGCTGTGTTGCCAATTTGAACAGAACCTATGCCATCTCCTCCTCCCTCATCAGCTTTTACATCCCTGTGGTGATAATGCTTGCTACCTACACTCGGATCTATCGCATTGCTCAGACCCAAATCCGTCGCATCGCATCATTGGAACGGGCAGCGGAGCAGGCCCAGTTCCAAGGTCATGGTGTGAACAGCAACCAGCAGCAGAACCGGACCAGTGATGAGGCCTCCTTAAGGTCATCATTCAAGAAGGAAACCAAAGTTCTAAAGACTCTTTCGATCATAATGGGGGTGTTTGTGTTTTGCTGGTTGCCGTTCTTTGTCCTGAACTGCACTGTGCCTTTCTGTGACCCCCCATGTGTCAGCGACACCACCTTCACCATTTTTGTCTGGTTCGGGTGGGCCAACTCATCCCTCAACCCGATCATCTATGCGTTTAACGCAGACTTCCGTCGAGCCTTTGTCATGATTCTGGGCTGTAACCGCATCTGCTCCAACAACACGGTGGAGGCTGTGAACTTCAGCAATGAGCTGGTGTCTTACCACCATGACACCACTCTCCACAAGGAGGCGCCAGTTCCTGTCCAGCCACAGCAGTGTCCTCGCAATCTGAGCATGGGTTCTGACTGCCTGGAGGACATGAGTGCACAGTTTGAAGAGGAGTCCAACATATCCAATGGTTCCCTAAGCCAGGACAGGCTGATGCTGCTTCCAGTTGCAGTCCAACTCCAGGACAATGCAGAGATTTCCTTGGACACAGTTTCACCAATGGCTTCAGTGACAGAGCTGGAGAGCAATGCTCTGATGCCAGGGCAGGTGCAACAGATTGATTATAGCTCAGGAACGGCTGACTGA